A single Stutzerimonas stutzeri DNA region contains:
- a CDS encoding malto-oligosyltrehalose synthase, producing the protein MRDLSATLRLQFHRDFTLDDATALVDYFADLGISHLYASPLLTARPGSMHGYDVIDPTRINPELGGEPALHRLVEALRAKGMGLILDIVSNHMAVGGSGNPWWLDVLEWGRRSPYAQFFDIQWNSPDPLLEGQLLVPFLGSDYGEALQEGTVVLRLDAANGALYAEHYEHRFPITPPSYGEVLRLTDNHDLRALAQHFDALKTEPAAYQTARQLRADLARLLEDDATRQILEGALAHYDSTTEEGFRRLHGLLERQNYRLASWRTAGDDINWRRFFDINELGGLRVERPVVFEETHAKIFELISEGLIDGLRIDHVDGLANPRGYCRQLRRRVDRLNAARPAEAAQAHVPIYVEKILAEGERLHDDWGVDGTTGYEFMNQVSLLQHDPAGKSVLCSLWSETAERPEDFMEEVRLARQLVLTGPLAGDFEAVAQALLQVARYDVMTRDITLGAIRRALLELIVHFPVYRTYIGAGGRRDADEPFFQQALAGARSTLGEADWPLLDLLDRWLGGESLRALPPGPARRIRRYACTRFQQLTSPAAAKAVEDTACYRSGALLSRNDVGFDPQTFSAPVDAFHAACLARAEHFPRNLLATATHDHKRGEDTRARMTVISERAPWFAAKVRHWRQLAYAQRQELADGPAPSAGDEMLLFQILLGSWPLDLQADDRQGAEAYCERIIKWQEKAVREAKLRSTWTDPNSEYEGACQRYVRALLLDDKCKTLRNDIAAAAAELAPTGALNSLTQTLLRMTTPGVPDLYQGTDYWDFSLVDPDNRRPVDFDARRRTFDRQAQPAELLANWKDARLKQWLIARTLELRRAQPRLFTEGRYLPLRVEGEHADRLIAFARELDGTWLIVVAARLASGLLADSPSPQIPPERWGDTCVHLPDALSGHAMKRLFDGNTVTPRQASLRVTEILQPLPLALLQPTISSQENQNDE; encoded by the coding sequence ATGAGAGACCTAAGCGCTACGCTGCGATTGCAGTTCCATCGCGATTTCACCCTCGACGACGCCACCGCTCTGGTCGATTACTTCGCCGATCTGGGCATCAGCCATCTCTACGCCTCGCCCCTGCTGACCGCACGCCCCGGCTCGATGCACGGCTACGACGTCATCGACCCGACGCGCATCAACCCCGAACTGGGTGGCGAACCGGCACTGCACCGGCTGGTCGAGGCGTTGCGGGCCAAGGGCATGGGCCTGATCCTCGATATCGTGTCCAACCACATGGCGGTCGGCGGTTCGGGTAACCCCTGGTGGCTGGACGTGCTCGAATGGGGCCGCCGCAGCCCCTACGCGCAATTTTTCGACATCCAATGGAATTCGCCCGATCCGTTGCTCGAAGGCCAACTGCTGGTGCCCTTCCTCGGCAGCGACTACGGCGAGGCGCTGCAGGAGGGCACCGTGGTGCTGCGCCTGGATGCGGCCAACGGCGCGCTCTACGCCGAACATTACGAGCACCGCTTCCCGATCACCCCGCCCAGCTACGGCGAAGTCCTGCGCCTGACCGATAACCATGACCTGCGCGCGCTGGCTCAGCACTTCGATGCATTGAAGACCGAGCCCGCGGCCTACCAGACCGCCCGCCAGCTTCGGGCCGATCTGGCCCGTCTGCTCGAAGACGATGCGACCCGGCAAATCCTCGAAGGCGCACTCGCGCATTACGACTCGACCACCGAAGAGGGCTTCAGGCGGCTGCACGGCCTGCTGGAGCGGCAGAACTATCGCCTCGCCAGTTGGCGCACCGCCGGCGACGATATCAACTGGCGGCGTTTTTTCGACATCAACGAGCTGGGCGGGCTGCGCGTCGAACGCCCGGTGGTGTTCGAGGAAACCCATGCAAAAATCTTCGAACTGATCAGCGAAGGCCTGATCGATGGATTGCGCATCGACCATGTCGACGGGCTGGCCAATCCGCGAGGCTACTGTCGACAACTGCGGCGCCGGGTCGACCGCCTGAATGCCGCGCGACCCGCCGAGGCGGCGCAGGCGCATGTGCCGATCTATGTCGAAAAGATTCTCGCCGAAGGCGAGCGTCTGCACGACGACTGGGGCGTGGACGGCACTACCGGTTATGAGTTCATGAATCAGGTGTCGTTGCTGCAGCACGACCCCGCCGGCAAATCGGTGCTCTGCTCGCTCTGGAGTGAAACCGCCGAGCGTCCGGAAGACTTCATGGAAGAGGTGCGTCTGGCGCGCCAGCTGGTGCTCACGGGCCCTCTCGCCGGCGACTTCGAAGCCGTCGCTCAGGCGCTGCTGCAGGTCGCGCGCTACGATGTGATGACCCGCGACATTACCCTCGGTGCCATTCGCCGGGCCCTGCTTGAACTGATCGTTCATTTCCCGGTGTATCGCACCTATATCGGCGCCGGTGGGCGCCGCGACGCCGACGAACCGTTCTTCCAGCAAGCATTGGCGGGCGCGCGCAGCACGCTTGGCGAGGCGGACTGGCCGCTGCTGGATCTGCTCGACCGCTGGCTCGGGGGTGAAAGCCTGCGGGCGCTGCCGCCCGGCCCGGCGCGACGTATCCGCCGCTACGCCTGTACACGCTTTCAGCAACTCACCTCACCGGCCGCTGCCAAAGCCGTGGAGGACACCGCCTGTTATCGCTCCGGGGCCTTGCTGTCGCGAAACGATGTCGGCTTCGATCCGCAGACCTTCAGTGCGCCGGTGGATGCGTTTCACGCCGCCTGCCTGGCGCGTGCCGAACATTTCCCGCGCAACCTGCTGGCCACCGCTACCCACGACCACAAGCGCGGCGAAGACACCCGTGCCCGTATGACCGTCATCAGCGAGCGCGCGCCCTGGTTCGCCGCCAAGGTGCGCCATTGGCGTCAGCTCGCCTACGCCCAGCGTCAGGAGCTGGCCGACGGGCCTGCGCCCTCTGCCGGTGACGAAATGCTGTTGTTCCAGATCCTGCTGGGGAGCTGGCCGCTGGATCTGCAAGCGGACGACCGCCAGGGCGCCGAGGCGTATTGCGAGCGGATCATCAAATGGCAGGAAAAGGCAGTGCGCGAAGCCAAGCTGCGCAGCACCTGGACCGACCCCAACAGCGAGTACGAAGGCGCGTGCCAGCGTTACGTGCGCGCCCTGTTGCTTGACGACAAGTGCAAGACGCTGCGCAACGACATCGCCGCGGCGGCCGCCGAGCTGGCGCCGACCGGCGCGCTGAACAGCCTGACCCAGACCTTGCTGCGCATGACCACCCCCGGCGTGCCCGACCTCTATCAGGGCACCGATTACTGGGACTTCAGCCTGGTCGACCCGGACAACCGGCGCCCCGTGGATTTCGATGCGCGTCGGCGCACCTTTGATCGACAGGCGCAGCCTGCCGAGCTGCTGGCCAACTGGAAGGACGCTCGCCTCAAGCAATGGTTGATCGCGCGGACGCTCGAGCTGCGCCGCGCGCAGCCGCGACTGTTCACCGAAGGCCGTTACCTGCCGTTGAGAGTCGAAGGTGAGCACGCCGATCGGCTCATTGCATTCGCCCGGGAGCTGGACGGGACCTGGCTCATCGTCGTCGCCGCGCGGCTCGCCAGTGGCCTGCTCGCAGACAGCCCGTCGCCACAGATTCCGCCCGAGCGTTGGGGCGATACCTGCGTGCACCTGCCCGATGCGCTGAGCGGTCATGCCATGAAGCGACTTTTTGACGGAAATACAGTCACACCCAGACAAGCGAGTTTGCGTGTAACCGAGATTTTGCAACCCCTGCCTTTGGCGCTTCTACAGCCAACAATCAGTTCACAGGAGAATCAGAACGATGAATAA
- the malQ gene encoding 4-alpha-glucanotransferase, translated as MSDERLHRLAEAAGLSIDWVDADGQDQRVRPEVLRAVLNGLGLAADSDSEIDNSLEKLDAIAGTSNLPPLVTLDQGTALELELYFEPSTPYELTLEDGTRHPGALDEHARLGAIDTPGYHRLEIAGQHLTLAVAPSACPDVEDIAGPGAWGLTVQLYGLRRPGDGGLGDTLALETLARNAAAHGADALGISPIHAMFTGNSGQYSPYSPSSRLFYNILHSAPEAILGDTPMRLAIESCGLAEELQRLERLELVDWDAVSTTRQRLLRALFDDFVNGGNAQRADFDSFREAGGEALENHCRFEALHAALLDHQGHPQHWRDWPDQYRTPQSPAVERFAQEHAEQVSYHAFCQWLIARGLERAQTAAHSAGMKIGLISDLAVGADGGGSQAWSRQDEVLAALSVGAPPDIINRQGQSWGISAFSPWGLKAHGYRAFIEMVRANLAHAGGMRIDHVMGLMRLWVIPAGAGPTEGAYLNYPFDDLLRLLSIEAWRRNAVILGEDLGTVPEGLRDKLAERGLLGMRVLFFERDQHGRFTPPMRWPHTALATSTTHDLPTIHGWWQGHDIDWRIRVGQNQEHERAAQLEERERERAGLLRLLREYAPDIQGDLTDPEVLADACGAFLARTPAPLVLFPIEDALCLLEQPNMPGTTDTHPNWRRRYPADSAALLDAPACARRLKILADVRKQTLGSDHR; from the coding sequence ATGAGCGATGAACGACTGCACCGTCTTGCTGAGGCGGCGGGCCTGTCCATCGATTGGGTAGACGCCGACGGGCAGGATCAGCGCGTACGCCCCGAGGTGCTGCGCGCGGTGCTCAACGGACTGGGGCTTGCGGCCGACAGCGACTCGGAAATCGACAACAGCCTTGAAAAGCTCGACGCCATTGCCGGCACCTCCAACCTGCCGCCGCTGGTCACGCTCGATCAGGGGACGGCCTTGGAGCTGGAGCTTTATTTCGAGCCATCCACGCCTTACGAGCTTACGCTCGAGGACGGCACCCGCCACCCAGGCGCGCTCGATGAACACGCGCGCCTGGGCGCAATCGATACGCCCGGTTACCACCGCCTGGAGATAGCCGGTCAGCACCTGACGCTGGCGGTCGCGCCGTCCGCCTGTCCCGATGTCGAGGATATCGCCGGTCCCGGCGCCTGGGGCCTGACGGTCCAGTTGTACGGTCTTCGGCGCCCCGGTGACGGAGGGCTCGGCGACACCCTGGCCCTCGAAACCCTGGCGCGAAACGCGGCCGCCCATGGCGCCGATGCGCTGGGCATCAGCCCTATTCACGCCATGTTTACTGGCAACAGCGGCCAGTACAGTCCCTACTCACCCTCCAGCCGGCTGTTCTATAACATCCTCCACAGCGCACCGGAGGCGATACTGGGCGATACGCCGATGCGCCTTGCCATCGAGTCCTGCGGGCTGGCCGAAGAACTTCAGCGGCTGGAACGGTTGGAACTGGTCGACTGGGACGCTGTTTCCACGACACGCCAACGGCTGCTCCGGGCGCTATTCGACGACTTCGTCAACGGCGGTAACGCCCAGCGGGCCGACTTCGACAGTTTTCGCGAAGCAGGCGGCGAAGCACTGGAAAATCATTGCCGGTTCGAGGCGCTGCACGCAGCGCTGCTCGATCACCAAGGACATCCACAACACTGGCGCGATTGGCCCGACCAGTACCGCACCCCGCAAAGCCCTGCAGTGGAACGTTTTGCCCAGGAGCATGCCGAGCAAGTCAGCTACCACGCGTTCTGCCAGTGGCTGATTGCCCGGGGGCTGGAGCGCGCGCAGACCGCCGCCCACAGCGCCGGCATGAAGATCGGCCTGATCAGTGATCTGGCCGTGGGCGCCGATGGGGGCGGCAGCCAGGCCTGGAGCCGGCAGGACGAAGTGCTGGCGGCCCTGAGCGTCGGCGCACCGCCGGACATCATCAATCGCCAGGGCCAGAGCTGGGGCATTTCGGCGTTTTCACCCTGGGGGCTCAAGGCCCATGGCTACCGTGCGTTCATCGAGATGGTGCGCGCGAACCTCGCGCATGCCGGCGGCATGCGGATCGACCACGTGATGGGGCTGATGCGACTGTGGGTGATACCCGCCGGTGCCGGCCCGACGGAGGGTGCCTACCTCAATTATCCCTTCGACGACCTGCTGCGACTGTTGTCCATCGAAGCCTGGCGACGCAATGCGGTGATCCTCGGCGAAGACCTTGGCACCGTGCCCGAAGGGCTTCGCGACAAACTGGCCGAGCGCGGCCTGCTGGGGATGCGGGTGTTGTTCTTCGAGCGCGATCAGCATGGCCGATTCACGCCACCGATGCGTTGGCCGCACACCGCCCTCGCAACCTCGACCACCCATGACCTGCCGACGATCCATGGTTGGTGGCAGGGCCATGACATCGATTGGCGCATCCGCGTCGGCCAGAACCAGGAGCATGAGCGTGCGGCTCAACTGGAGGAGCGCGAGCGTGAGCGCGCCGGCCTGCTTCGTCTGCTGCGTGAGTACGCACCGGACATCCAGGGCGACCTCACCGATCCCGAGGTGCTTGCCGATGCCTGTGGCGCGTTCCTGGCGCGCACGCCGGCTCCGTTGGTGCTGTTTCCCATCGAGGATGCGCTCTGCCTGCTGGAACAGCCGAACATGCCCGGCACCACCGATACCCATCCCAACTGGCGTCGTCGCTATCCCGCCGACAGCGCCGCGTTGCTTGACGCCCCGGCCTGTGCGCGTCGATTGAAAATCCTGGCCGATGTGCGCAAGCAGACCCTTGGAAGCGACCACCGATGA
- the treZ gene encoding malto-oligosyltrehalose trehalohydrolase: MHNSPARNGQHGPELLDATRTRFRLWAPDAQSVSLVIVGGQTLPMKEAENGWYAVEADAGPGTRYSFLIDDELTVPDPASRAQAGDVHDPSIVVDPNGYTWRNPDWQGRPWHETVLYELHVGAYGGYAQIEQRLQALAELGVTAIELMPLAEFPGERNWGYDGVLHYAPEAAYGTPEQLKHLIDTAHGLGLMVFIDVVYNHFGPDGNYLHRYAKHFFRHDQQTPWGDAIDFRRREVRDFFIDNALMWLMEYRFDGLRMDAVHAITDRTFLTELAERVHAAAEPGRRLHLVLENEDNRSSLLTQGFTAQWNDDGHNVLHTLLTDERQGYYADYHQDSTTKLVRFLGEGFIYQGHQNRRGESRGEPSAHLPPTSFVLFLQNHDQTGNRAFGDRLVSLADPDALRAATAVLLLSPMIPLLFMGEEWGAREPFLFFTSHHGELADAVREGRRGEFAEFSEFADEQTRERIPDPNAVETFEASKPDFSKQDQAGHAEWLALYRQLLRIRHQEIVPRLDGSQFLGAEALGDAAALARWRLGDGQVLRLALNLGEKEVSVPPPAGDARLLHVSRDTEADPSAGTLPARTATLHLEVADER; the protein is encoded by the coding sequence ATGCACAACAGCCCAGCCCGCAATGGGCAACACGGACCGGAGTTACTCGATGCCACGCGTACCCGGTTCAGGCTCTGGGCGCCCGATGCGCAAAGCGTCAGCCTGGTGATTGTCGGCGGCCAAACGCTGCCCATGAAAGAGGCCGAGAACGGCTGGTACGCTGTCGAAGCCGATGCAGGACCCGGCACCCGCTACAGCTTTCTGATCGATGACGAATTGACCGTGCCTGACCCGGCGTCTCGCGCGCAGGCCGGCGATGTGCACGATCCGAGCATCGTCGTCGACCCGAATGGCTACACCTGGCGCAACCCTGACTGGCAGGGCCGTCCATGGCACGAAACGGTGCTTTACGAGCTTCATGTCGGCGCCTACGGTGGTTACGCGCAGATCGAGCAGCGACTCCAGGCGCTGGCCGAGCTGGGTGTCACGGCGATTGAGCTGATGCCGCTCGCCGAATTTCCCGGCGAGCGCAACTGGGGCTACGACGGCGTGCTGCACTATGCTCCCGAGGCGGCCTACGGCACGCCCGAGCAGCTCAAGCATCTGATCGACACGGCGCACGGCCTGGGCCTGATGGTGTTCATCGACGTCGTCTACAACCACTTCGGTCCGGACGGCAACTATCTTCACCGTTACGCCAAGCATTTCTTCCGCCATGACCAGCAGACGCCCTGGGGCGACGCCATCGACTTCCGGCGCCGCGAGGTGCGGGATTTCTTCATCGACAACGCGCTGATGTGGTTGATGGAATACCGCTTCGATGGGCTTCGCATGGACGCTGTCCACGCCATTACGGACCGTACCTTTCTCACCGAACTGGCCGAGCGCGTTCACGCTGCCGCCGAGCCTGGACGCCGCCTGCATCTGGTCCTGGAAAACGAGGACAACCGTTCAAGCCTGCTCACCCAGGGCTTCACGGCGCAATGGAACGACGATGGGCACAACGTCCTGCACACCCTGCTGACCGACGAACGTCAGGGTTATTACGCCGACTATCATCAGGACTCGACGACCAAACTGGTGCGTTTTCTCGGTGAAGGCTTCATCTATCAAGGCCATCAGAACCGTCGAGGCGAATCCCGTGGCGAGCCCAGCGCGCATCTGCCGCCGACGTCTTTCGTGCTGTTTCTGCAGAACCATGACCAGACCGGCAATCGAGCCTTCGGTGACCGGCTGGTCAGCCTTGCCGATCCTGATGCCTTGAGGGCAGCGACTGCCGTCCTGCTGCTCTCGCCGATGATTCCGCTGTTGTTCATGGGCGAGGAATGGGGGGCCCGCGAACCCTTTTTATTCTTCACCAGCCACCACGGTGAACTGGCCGATGCGGTACGCGAAGGTCGTCGTGGCGAGTTCGCCGAGTTTTCCGAGTTCGCCGATGAACAGACGCGTGAGCGCATTCCCGACCCGAACGCCGTGGAGACCTTCGAAGCGTCGAAACCCGACTTCAGCAAGCAGGATCAGGCCGGGCACGCCGAATGGCTGGCGTTGTATCGCCAGTTGCTGCGTATTCGCCACCAGGAGATCGTTCCGCGACTGGACGGCTCGCAGTTCCTGGGTGCTGAAGCCCTTGGCGACGCGGCCGCCCTCGCCCGCTGGCGTCTGGGCGACGGTCAGGTACTGCGCCTGGCACTGAACCTCGGTGAGAAGGAGGTCAGCGTCCCTCCGCCGGCTGGCGATGCGCGTCTGCTGCATGTCAGCCGCGACACGGAAGCCGATCCCAGCGCGGGCACCTTGCCGGCGCGAACCGCCACGTTGCATCTGGAGGTCGCCGATGAGCGATGA
- the glgA gene encoding glycogen synthase GlgA translates to MSIAAVDARPADLKTTPPAGAPIERPVLQLRSTQVDKKKILFVTSELTDLVKTGGLADVSAALPRALGERHDVRVLIPGYTQVMQCGVPIRIVGNVLSQGDLPPCRIGRLDMPDGLIIYVLICPELYERDGLPYGDEHGNDWPDNPVRFARLCMAAADIAAGTACIRWTPDLVHAHDWPTGLTPAYMHWRGLSTPSVFTIHNLAYQGNIDMSLRRQLGIPLEACSPERMEFYGALSLLKAGIAYANHVTTVSATYAREITTPAFGCGMEGFLAMKARQGLLTGLLNGIDDSWEPQHCSHLISQFGPHEWAGKQANAAHVRELFGLEQDEGPLFAVVSRLVHQKGIDLTIEVAETIVQRGGQLAILGRGDSHIEDEVRRLTERFPGRVGAHIGFNETDARRLFAGSDFLLMPSRYEPCGLSQMYAQRFASLPIAHRTGGLADSIDDGVTGFLFNEATTPSYRQAVERALEIHRKPHLLNAMRCRAMSSGFFWRHAIEPYDRLYQRLLVGRREAHAIF, encoded by the coding sequence ATGAGTATTGCTGCAGTGGATGCCCGGCCCGCCGACCTCAAGACAACCCCACCTGCGGGGGCGCCGATCGAGCGCCCGGTGCTGCAACTTCGCAGCACGCAGGTGGACAAGAAAAAAATACTGTTCGTGACCTCGGAACTGACCGATCTGGTCAAGACCGGTGGACTCGCCGACGTGTCCGCCGCCCTGCCCCGCGCGTTGGGCGAGCGTCACGATGTACGTGTACTGATCCCGGGTTATACCCAGGTCATGCAATGCGGCGTACCGATCCGCATCGTCGGCAACGTGCTTTCGCAAGGTGATCTGCCGCCCTGTCGGATCGGTCGGCTCGACATGCCGGACGGCCTGATCATCTACGTGCTGATCTGCCCTGAACTCTACGAGCGCGACGGCCTGCCCTATGGCGACGAGCACGGCAATGACTGGCCGGACAATCCGGTGCGCTTCGCCCGCTTGTGCATGGCCGCCGCCGACATCGCCGCAGGCACGGCCTGCATCCGCTGGACACCCGATCTGGTCCATGCCCATGACTGGCCTACCGGGCTGACCCCGGCCTACATGCACTGGCGAGGGCTGAGCACACCCAGCGTCTTCACCATTCACAACCTGGCGTACCAGGGCAACATCGACATGAGCCTGCGCCGCCAGTTGGGGATCCCGCTCGAAGCCTGCAGTCCCGAGCGCATGGAATTCTACGGCGCATTGTCCTTGCTCAAGGCGGGGATTGCCTACGCCAATCACGTCACCACCGTCAGTGCGACCTACGCGCGGGAAATCACCACCCCGGCGTTCGGCTGCGGCATGGAGGGCTTTCTGGCCATGAAGGCACGCCAGGGTCTGTTGACCGGGCTGCTGAACGGTATCGACGACAGCTGGGAACCGCAGCACTGCTCGCACCTGATCAGCCAGTTCGGCCCGCACGAATGGGCGGGCAAGCAGGCCAATGCGGCCCATGTCCGCGAGTTGTTCGGTTTAGAGCAGGACGAGGGCCCGTTGTTTGCCGTGGTGTCTCGACTGGTTCACCAGAAAGGCATCGACCTGACCATCGAAGTTGCCGAGACGATCGTACAGCGCGGCGGACAGCTGGCGATCCTCGGTCGCGGCGACAGCCATATAGAAGACGAAGTACGACGCCTCACCGAACGTTTCCCCGGACGGGTGGGTGCGCACATCGGCTTTAACGAGACCGATGCCCGTCGGCTTTTTGCCGGCAGCGATTTCCTGCTGATGCCGTCGCGCTACGAGCCGTGTGGCCTGAGCCAGATGTATGCGCAGCGTTTCGCCTCGCTGCCCATCGCTCACCGCACGGGTGGCCTCGCCGACAGCATCGATGACGGGGTGACCGGCTTTCTGTTCAACGAGGCCACCACGCCGAGCTATCGGCAGGCGGTGGAGCGCGCATTGGAAATACACCGCAAGCCGCATCTGCTCAATGCTATGCGCTGCCGCGCGATGAGCAGTGGATTTTTCTGGCGTCACGCGATCGAACCCTATGACCGCCTCTACCAGCGCCTGCTGGTCGGGCGGCGCGAGGCCCATGCCATTTTTTAA
- a CDS encoding CinA family protein, with translation MQDLAEIVQFLSDKELKLTTAESCTCGLMASLLGDIPGCGQVLDSGFVVYSPKAKNRLLHVSFETIETFGLTSEEVATEMAVGALNASVADIAIANTGVADDSEEDPGGTQCYAFALMQGERQVSVSETVQFEGDRVQIRKQAARYGLEQLPSKYEQLLRKLREHD, from the coding sequence ATGCAAGACCTTGCTGAAATCGTGCAGTTTCTGAGCGACAAAGAATTGAAATTGACCACTGCCGAATCCTGTACCTGTGGCCTGATGGCCTCATTGTTAGGCGACATACCCGGCTGCGGTCAGGTTCTGGACAGCGGTTTCGTCGTGTATTCGCCGAAAGCGAAGAATCGGCTGCTTCACGTCAGTTTCGAAACCATCGAGACCTTTGGCCTGACCAGCGAAGAAGTCGCCACCGAGATGGCGGTCGGGGCACTCAATGCCAGCGTCGCCGACATTGCGATTGCCAATACGGGCGTTGCCGACGACAGCGAGGAGGACCCCGGCGGCACGCAGTGCTACGCCTTCGCGCTCATGCAAGGCGAACGCCAAGTCAGCGTCAGCGAAACAGTGCAGTTCGAAGGTGATCGGGTACAGATACGCAAACAGGCTGCTCGCTACGGGCTGGAGCAGTTACCGAGCAAATACGAACAGCTGCTGCGAAAGTTGCGCGAACACGACTGA
- a CDS encoding mechanosensitive ion channel family protein, with product MQWETYITEPALRTLLAAAFVVVLLSVFSRVLTAVMLRLGRGFLLTKAVSEQLEKPIRLLLPLLGLQAVLTAASDDFALIGAARRLTTLLIIGCFTWLALRLLRGVEHAVRLKNPVDVIDNLRARQIQTQSRVLLRTLGFFILLIGAAAMLMIFPAARQFGASLLASAGLAGLAVGFAARPVLANLIAGIQIALTQPIRLDDVVIVENEWGRIEEITGTYVIVRIWDDRRLVVPLQYFIEKPFQNWTRRNSSIIGSVFFWVDYSLPLEPLREELRRVCQEVPELWDGRVIVLQVTDTSEKSIQLRVLVSSPDSSRNWDLRCHVRESLIGFVQRQYPHCLPQLRADLSVGRKSKVDSSVPDHVEPERQPPV from the coding sequence CTGCAATGGGAAACCTACATAACAGAACCCGCGCTGCGTACCCTGTTGGCCGCAGCCTTCGTGGTCGTACTGCTGAGCGTGTTCAGCCGTGTACTGACCGCCGTGATGTTGCGACTGGGGCGCGGCTTTCTGTTGACCAAGGCGGTGTCCGAACAGCTGGAGAAACCCATTCGGCTGCTGCTGCCTCTATTGGGTTTGCAAGCCGTGTTGACGGCCGCCAGCGACGACTTCGCGCTGATCGGCGCGGCGCGGCGCCTGACCACCTTGCTGATCATTGGCTGCTTCACCTGGCTGGCATTGCGCCTGCTACGCGGAGTCGAGCACGCGGTGCGGCTGAAAAACCCCGTGGATGTGATCGACAACCTGCGCGCCCGACAGATCCAGACGCAATCGCGGGTACTGCTGCGTACCCTGGGTTTCTTCATTCTGCTGATCGGCGCCGCGGCGATGCTGATGATCTTTCCGGCGGCTCGCCAGTTCGGCGCCAGCCTGTTGGCCTCTGCGGGCCTCGCAGGCCTGGCCGTCGGTTTCGCCGCCCGCCCGGTGCTCGCCAATCTGATCGCGGGGATACAGATCGCACTCACCCAGCCGATCCGGCTGGACGACGTGGTGATCGTCGAGAACGAATGGGGCCGCATCGAAGAAATCACCGGCACTTACGTCATCGTGCGGATCTGGGATGACCGTCGACTCGTGGTGCCCTTGCAGTACTTCATCGAGAAGCCATTCCAGAACTGGACGCGGCGCAACTCGAGCATCATCGGATCGGTGTTCTTCTGGGTCGATTATTCATTGCCTCTGGAGCCGTTGCGCGAGGAACTGCGCCGGGTGTGCCAGGAAGTGCCCGAGTTGTGGGATGGACGCGTGATCGTGCTGCAGGTCACCGACACCAGCGAGAAATCCATCCAGTTGCGGGTGCTGGTCAGTTCGCCCGACTCTTCCCGCAACTGGGATCTGCGCTGCCATGTGCGCGAAAGCCTGATCGGCTTCGTCCAGCGCCAGTACCCGCATTGCCTGCCGCAACTGCGGGCGGACCTGAGCGTCGGACGCAAATCGAAGGTCGATAGCTCGGTGCCGGACCACGTCGAACCGGAGCGTCAGCCGCCGGTGTAA
- a CDS encoding ferritin-like domain-containing protein — protein sequence MQSAQTGNDVRIERLIEWLRDAHAMEAQAESMLTKQASRIEHYPQLKARIEQHITETQNQAKLIETCLQRYDKSYSGLKDLGGKMMAMGQAMGGMMVNDEVVKGAQMGYVFENLEIASYEILIAAAKAVGDTQTEEICTRILAEEVAMAEWMRSHLAELTQAYLTRAQAPNTEAKR from the coding sequence ATGCAAAGTGCACAGACCGGAAACGATGTCCGTATCGAACGTTTGATCGAGTGGCTGCGCGACGCGCATGCCATGGAAGCACAGGCCGAATCCATGCTCACCAAGCAGGCCAGCCGGATCGAGCATTACCCGCAGCTCAAGGCACGTATCGAGCAACACATCACCGAAACCCAGAACCAGGCCAAGCTGATCGAGACCTGTCTGCAACGCTACGACAAATCCTATTCGGGGCTGAAGGACCTCGGCGGCAAGATGATGGCGATGGGGCAGGCCATGGGCGGCATGATGGTCAACGATGAAGTGGTCAAGGGCGCCCAGATGGGCTACGTCTTCGAGAATTTGGAGATCGCCTCCTATGAGATTCTGATCGCGGCTGCCAAGGCCGTCGGCGATACCCAGACCGAGGAAATCTGCACCCGCATCCTGGCCGAAGAGGTTGCCATGGCCGAATGGATGCGCAGCCATCTGGCGGAACTCACCCAAGCTTATCTGACCCGCGCACAGGCCCCTAACACCGAGGCCAAGCGCTGA
- a CDS encoding DUF1652 domain-containing protein, with amino-acid sequence MASRLPLLTIENILRNYLHPFRCDCHAQEDSRVTVRLYEEHVDGEELTVFGITDDQCRDAANLVRLAQELRFELYATRGGLVTASITSKTAER; translated from the coding sequence ATGGCGTCGCGCCTACCCCTGTTGACGATCGAAAACATCCTTCGCAACTACCTTCATCCCTTTCGCTGTGATTGCCATGCGCAGGAAGACAGCCGCGTCACCGTCCGTCTCTACGAAGAGCATGTGGACGGCGAAGAGCTGACCGTCTTCGGCATTACGGACGACCAATGCCGCGACGCGGCCAATCTGGTGCGGCTCGCTCAGGAACTGCGCTTCGAGCTTTACGCGACCCGAGGCGGCCTGGTCACCGCCTCGATTACGTCCAAGACCGCCGAGCGCTAG